The DNA segment TGGACTCTAGGACGCATATCTTTGAAGTAAAAAATAATTTTAAAAAGGGAGCCACGTGCGTCCGCCACCTCCGCTGCATGACACACGTCCAATTGATGGATTGCATGCCTTTCTTTGTCGAACGCGCTTTCGAAACAGAGGCTATGTTTTAGAAACATATCCGGTGTTGCAATGGTCTATGGCGGGTCTAGTTTTGGAACAAAACCTCTGTTGCGGAAATTTTTTGCAACAAGACCTCAGTTGCAGAAAAATTGCAACAAAACCCTAGTTATAATTTTTTTCGCAACAAAACAGCCGTTGCAAAAAGATCCCGCAACAAGACCTATGTTGCAGAAATAATTTCGCAACAAGACTTGTTGCAGTTCTGGAGGCATGCCCGGCTCGCTTGATGCGGCAATCCGACAGCTCGCGAGCCGGCTGATCTTTTAAAAATATCAGCCGGTGGATGTGTAGCACGCCCCCTTTTAAAAATAAGTTAACAGCGAAGATTACCCCCACAGCAAAGAAAAGGCAGGATATAAAAAAATCAAAGCAATCACGTACGTTAAAGGGATTTCTCACAAAAAAGGCAATCACGTTAAAAAGGAATCCTGAAAAATCTTCTCCCCCGTTCATTTTGTATTGTTCCTTCAAGCTGGACTCTTCGATGCATATCCGCTTACGTTTTATAAGCATGGTGGAGGAAATCAAGTCGTAGAATAACGCAGCACCCTGGCCGCTGCCGCAACACAACAGCAAGGTGATCTCCGAAGAAGAAACATAGGCGATTTGGGATTAAGATTGTATTCAAAGCAGCGGCATAGACCAACAGCACAATGAAGCATATATCAATCAATGTCGTTAATGAGGTTGAGTCGCTTTCATATCTCTCCTCGGCGCACCACCGAGAGCCATGCTGCGATGGAACTCTAGCTGGCGGGAATCTCCGTCCTGGCCGCAATAGGCTTCACTGCCAACGAAGGCCCGATCGTTCCTGCCGTACGTCTTGGCAGAAACAGGTGACACTGCTGGATTCCTAATAGCTCCATCGAGGCCGGGTCAGGAGTCGATGAAGCAACCAACACCCTTCCTTCACAAGACACCGGGACCAGCCGTGCCACTGAACATGGGTTAAGCAGAAATCGCCGTTCCGTCCGCAGCACGCGTTTGTCACAGCAAGATCGATGGAAGGCAGTCCGagtgtgtggcatactggcatgtACGGTACGTGCGTATGGCTCTCTTATCTCCAGGTTCTACTCAGATGTGAGTTTCGGGAGGTGACTGGAGCATGCATGGTGCTCATGATGAGGTGGAGTTTCTTCCATCTCCTCCATTGCTCTTCAAACCGCCACCCTGTGTTTCTGAGGGCAGCTATCACCCATGAGCCGTGTTGCATGCATTAGGTTGAGAAGAGCTCATATAGTCGATGTGAGATGCTTGCCGATGTGTTGATATTTGACTGCACTCCTTGCATGTATGTGTTGTTTTTCATAATACAGAACATCAAACAACGGACAAAAAAAAGGATCGACCATCCAAGAGAGGATTAGTCACCCTTATTTTCTATCATATATGTGGATTGTAAGTAAACATTATTTTCCATCTAAATATCTAATTGTACAATGCAGGTCGTTTCACTTTGACGTTTATAGTTGTTCTCCTGCACTTTGAAAACTACTAATATTAATATGAGAAATATCATGTCGCTTCGAATTTGATAGTGAATCTTGGATTCAATTAGATTTTTTTTTATATTTGCTGTTTGGATTTGGATTCCAATATCCAAGGGAAGCTAATATAGTGTTTTGTTGATGCAAAGGGTTGCAGGTTGTACAGACTTGCTGTCCTAATTCATTGAGCGCCTTGCATGTTTGAATCATTTTGCTCATTACTGTATGTTGTACGAAGGAATATCAAAGAAATGCCAACAACAAAATATGCGTTATCAAAGAGAGGAAGTTGTCACTGTTGTTCGCCTTCATATATGAAGGTTGGAAGTGTACTTTGTTTTCTATCTAATTTTCTAATTGTACGATATAGGTTGTTGCACTTTGAGGCTTGCCATACATATAATATGTTCAATTGTTGTTGTGCTCAACCTTTTCAATTCGATGAACCTAGCTAATCTTTCAGTGCAAATATTTACGACGACCATGATCAATGATGACACCATGTATCTTACATGGGTTTTAGTCAAGAAGCTAATATTTCTATGAGAAATATCCGATTGCTTTGAATCTGACAATCCATTTCCACGCACTTAGATAAAAGATATTGATGTTCAGATTTCCATTACGAGGGAAGCTAATATAGTTTGCGTTGGTACAAATGATAATAAATTATACAGGCTTGCAATCCTGTTAGACTTCATGATTGCATACCCATTTTGTTCTTTACATCCTAAGATGGATTATCCAAAAGACGCACAAAAAGATGGATTATACAACAGAGGATATTCTCACAGATATTCGCCTTTATATATCTGGGTTGTAAGTGAACTCTTTATCCCATCTAATTTTTAATTGTACGATGTAAGATTTTGCCTTTTGAGAGTTCCTATATATCTTGCCAGTGTTAATCATTGAGATTTCTAATCACTCTTGCAAGAAACTCTTGATGTAAAATATGTGACCTCTAGGTCTCCATGGTAAGGCTACTCATATCAAACAAATTGATTGTGCTGGAATTACTTCATAACAAGTTAAAATGATAAGTTGGCAGCCCTTACATAAAAAAAATGTAATGCATGACAGGCTTGGTGGAGATTAACCTACTTTCAGAAGACACATGTATCATGAGTTAAGACCGTGAGAAAACCATTGTTTAGGTCAAAAAAAGAAAGTGTGCATGAAATTCATACATACTTGCAAATTTAAATTAGTTGGTTAAGATTAGGAAGAAAAAATAATTGTGTGAATATGTCTCGATATCCATTGATATAAGAATATATAAGTTCTCCATTACCGACATTGGCAATTTAAAAGTGGTTTTTAATTAGCTGATACACAAACTGATCTGACAGGTCATATCAAAGCTTGGTGTTTGCATAATATACAATGGAATAACATCAAAATCCTGGCAAGTAGTATTTAGTCATCAACGCATGCACCTACATGGGCTACCTATTGTACATATTCCACATCAATATTAAATATTGTTATGAATTTTTTAGGCACACTAGATTCATACTCACCAAATTTGTGTCATCATGTTTGTTCACAAGTTGTAGACTTCCGCATTATTACTGAGACTGGTAATATTTTATGTTGTACTAAGTAATATATAATTAACTGTGTTATTTTTTTGAACGTGTAATTAACTGTGTTATTAATTAGTACTACATAATTAACTTGTAGCAAGCTGTGTTTGATAGCATAGTACTATATAAACAAAATTATTAAAAACTGCAGTAATTTTGCCTATAGGTATGAGATACCATGGTTTTACTAAAACGGAGTATTTTGAAGTATCCACAATACATAGAACCTGTTTGGTTGTTGCCGCACGACGCTGTAAATTGTGCTGTCTAGCCATTGCATTTAAGCACTTAGCAACTCTGTTTAAAAAACCTGACTCCCTGTGTGCCCGGGTTTTGAAAGGGAGGTACTTCCAGTTCAGTAGCTTTTGGGAAGCACGGGCGCCTCGGTCGGCTTCTGCAACCTGGCGGGCGATTTTGCATGGCCGGGAGTTGTTGAAGATGGGGGTTCAGTGGGGTATTGGTGATGGGAAGAGCACGCGCATCCTTTCCGATCACTGGATCCCCTCGACTCCTCCGGCTCTCCACCGTCCCATCTCTCCAATCCCAGCCTCGGCTACGGTGCACTGTTTGATCGATGCGGAGCATGCCTGCTGGGACGTGGACTCAGTGAGGGCATTTTTCTGCGAAGCGGTGGCGAATGAGATCCTTCAGATTCCTATTAACATAGCTGGTGGGTCGGACTTTGCTCGCTGGCCTTTTACAAGGTTTGGTGTGTACACAGTCCGGTCTGGCTACAACATGGCCAGATCATCCCGTTTCATGATCAAGCAAAGTGGCAATGGCTGAGGTCAGCATTCTGCTTGGACTTCGGAAGAGAAGATGTGGAAGAAGCTGTGGAATGTTAAAGCCCCAAACAAGATGAAAACTATCCTGTGGAGGTTAGCACATGATTGTCTGCCCTCAGGCGAGCAGTTGATCCGGCGTCAGGTTCCGACTAGAACAGACTGCTACTTCTGTGGTAGACCGGAAAGTGTGGGGCATGCGCTGCTTTTCTGTCTTGGGCTGTTTGGGATGAATTCAAGGAGGCCTTTGGGATCAAGTTATTTCGTTCGTCCTATGCTTCTCCAAGGCAGTGGCTCTTCAACTACCTTTCCAGATGTTCTGAGCGGGATATATCTGTCCTCACGGTGTCTCTGTGGCATATTTGGGAGGCCCGAAATTCGGCGTGGAACGAACCGGAGGCCCCTTCTCCAAAGCGGACTGCGGCAAGGGTTCGTGCGTACATTGAGATGGTGCTCCAACATCTGTTCAAGCCCCTCCCCGCTCCAAGGCGTGAGTCCACTGCTTCTAGCTCCATTTGGTCTCCGCCTCCGCAAGATTCTGTGCAGGTGTCCTCTGATGCGGCGGTGGATCTTGCTCGGAGTCGTTCTGCGGCTGGTGTGGTGATTCTTGATCACTCTGGGCAGTTTTTTGCTGCTGCTACTGAGCCATTTATTGGTATTTCTTCGCCGTAGGTAGCCGAAGCCCTTGCTCTCCGTTGCGCGGTCATGCTAGCCCGGGAGAAGCACCTTCCCAGGGTGGTGTTTCAATCTGACTGCTTGTCTCTGATTCATCGAATGAATTCTACCGCCTGTGATAGATCGGTTGTGGGCGTTGTTGTCGCTGACATCAAGGCGGAGTGTGTTGCCCTGGCTTCGGTTTCTTTCAAGCATGTCCGTCGGCACTGTAATGTTGTTGCTCATGTTTTAGCTCAGTCTAGTTTGAACTATGCGAGTCCATGTATTTTCCTTTCTGCTCCGGATTGTATCGGGGAGAACTTGTGTAATTTGGTTGCTAATTAATAAAGGCCGACGTTTCCCAAAAAAAGCAACTCTGTCTAAAAAAAAGAGGTATGGGGTTCTTTTTTTATGCAGAGAAAAACTACAGTTTTCCCAATACTATAGTTTTAAAATCACAGTTGTTAGGGGCAACCAAACAGCTCATTGTAAATAAAACTATGGTAATCTCAAAAACCGTAGTATTCTCAAAATACTTCGAAAATACTTTGCTATCAAACGGGGCCAAAATGTTAATTATTTGAGCCAACCACAACAAATATGAACAATTAATAGTTAGTATCTTCAAAACATATGTAAATAACTAAAATTAGGTGATTTATGTAATATAGATCATCAGTTTGCGTTACTACTTTGGTATTATTTTCAGCAAATATAACCATTTTTGGAGTATACATTACAAACagacacacacacagagacacatACACAGACAAACACACACTAGCCCGTGCGAATGCACGGGTTGGCGACTAGTATACTAAAAGGAAAACACGTATAAAAATAGGCGAATATTCTAAAAAATCACACATTAATCAGAAACATCGGTACTTCAATTAAAAGAGTAGAGAGCTAACAACCgttagatctgaaaataaaaataTTTACTTTTTAAACTGAAGCAAATTACCCACCAATGCCATCAAGCAAAACTAAACCCTCATGTGCTATGCACATGTATGGTACAGGGCTTGGCTTGGAGGAGGGCCCTCAGCCCCTCACGTGATATGCGCAGGTATGGGACGGGGCATGGATTGGAGGAGAGCAGGAAGACGGCTACACATGATTTGGTGAAGAAGAGCGGCGGTGAAAGGAGATGACGCAACGGCATCTGCGATCTGCTCTGGGAGATGGCAACAGCCCACGACTTGGTGAAGAATAACGGTGGTGAAACTAGATGAAGGCAGCGGCATCTGGGATCTGGTTAGGGAGATGGCAACGGAGGACCTGAGGAGATGTGGGATTGGGAGAGGGAATACTACAAGCTGGCCCAGAAGTAATTGCTCAGATCAATCCAAGATTGCGCCCAACCATCCTTGATGTACAGATCGGTCAAACCACAGCCTCAGCCAGTCATCGATACATCCTGATTGGTATTTCCTTGCAGTCCTCGCCTTTGCCTTCTCCGGTTCTCCTTTGAAATAAAAAAACATCACATACATACTGCTACTGGTATTGATCTGTgttatattatatatatatatatatatataggacgcACAATTTGGTGAAGAACTAAGGTGAAAGGACATGGCTATGCATTTGCGATCTGCAGAGGGAGATGACAACGGAGGACCCAAGGAGATGTGCGATTGGAGTGGAACGCTACAAGCTGCACTCACGGAATTATTGCTCAGATCGATCCAGTTAGTGCTCTCATTCACCCGTCGTTGTCCGGACTCAGCGTCACTCTCCCTGAGGGCTGACGCAACCACCGTTGATGTCCAGCTCAATCCATCCTCAGCCTCAGCCACAATTGTCCTCACATCCTAACATAGAAGAGCTTCACGAACGTGGTATTGAAGTGTGTTATATTACATCGAACCAATTTCTTATAGTCATATTCACCAATTGTTAGTACACTGTTGCGATTTACATGTTGGATAGTTGTGGTTTGGGACTTTGGGTTTACTTAGAAGCAGAGAAACAAGATATATGTTGATCGGAACCCAAGGTTCATCTCTACTCTGTACACATGCAGTTGTATCTCTATTGTTCATTGTAGTATACTCGGAGGAGTGCTAGGCTGATAGCCAGGAAATCTAGGATCTCAATTCATATACAGCCTGCACTCCGGCCAGTGGACACAGCCGTGCCATCTGCTAATATGTCTTCTGACTGTTCGGCAATCAGATCAACATACATCAAGTTCTGGGAGGCGATCCACAACTACGTCTATGACTTGCACTCTTGCTCCGCCCACAACTGGGCCAAGGGCCACTAAAACATTGATTTATCCGTCGATAAGGAAATAGCACATTAATTAGAACATGTTAAGCATGAACTATTTGTGGAATCTTTAGGAGGGAGGGGTGACATAAAAAAATATTCACCTAGGAGAGATTAACCTCATGGTTGATAATAGCGACGGATTTCAAGTGATGTGTCAAATAATCAAACGTCTGCAAAATTAAAGTCCTTTTTCTGGTGTAACTTACTTCAGTTACGTACGAATTTTGAAGTTACATATATATTTACAGTATTTTTGCAattttttatttctttcagtAGTGAGGATATCCAGATTTACATTAGGATAGAATTCCTCAAACCAGTATTTTCCAAGCGTTACTTTGGACATCACCCTAATCTTCATAATGGCCATGAAACAAAAAAAATGGAAGGAGATTCTCATTTAAGTACATCATTTCCACTTGTAAATGTATACAATTTATAATTATGTATTACTGTACTTTGGACATGTACTCCATGTAATTATATTCCATCAATATAATGAAGAGTTGCAGTAGGGGCTTTTCCTACTGTTTTTGCTAAAAATAACAATTCCACTTCTTCCTCTTCTGCTCCTTTTCTCCTCATTATGCTAACGATTTTCTACATTGTGGGATGTAAGATATGAAATATATTTAGCATGGAGATCCATATTGAGACAAAATCAACCCGACATGCATATCTAAGAGGAGTAAAAAAGGTATAATCCAGATTCACAGGAACAGGTGCTTCTAATATAGTTATATTTACATGAACTAACTCCCTAATGTAAATATATGATCTAACATTGACCAACATCTTTAGACCATATCCTTTAAGATACCTCCATTTTCTTATGCCATGTTGCTGTTTCAATATATGTTATCCTTATAACTAAACCAAAACATACAAATGTATCACATGGTTGTTAATATAATAGAAATTTCCTTATTATTTATTGTAATGCTTAAATAATGCAGTATTTTTGTGGTTAATGTGTGCATCTTATATCCAATGTATCTTACGATCTACAATATCCAGGTAACACATAGTTCACTTGTAAGAGAAATATTTGTCACAAAAGTTTTTTTTAACTTTTCCTTGAAATGATTTCACAGTTCTTTCTCAATTGGCATTGCAGGTCCAAGTCGTTTATTAGCCCACATTATTGATAAGAATTTTTAGTTTATAGTATATGACCATTGTATGCTATTTTCTATGACCTATGGTCTCTTATATTTACCTTTTCAACTTTGTCCATATATCGTACCGACGACTATCTGCTTCGACATTCGTACGAGAAGAACTGTCCATGTCCATGTTCATGTTCCTGTGGTACTACAATAGTTGAAGCTATAGTTTTAACACATTGCACTAAATATTTGGCATTGAACCCTAACCTAGAAAATCTATAAGTATTATATTATAATGGATGAGTGCGCAGAAAATTGTGGACTGCGATGTAACCAAAGAACCTAGGTGTTCGATTCTTATGTGCTCTAAAGTTATTTTGCTTCACCTTTCTCCCCTTTTCTTTCATGCTTATTGAATAACATGTTATTAAATACCACAAAATATGTCTTCATTTTCATATTTAATAATCTAGAAAAATAACACCCTAGAAAAATAACATGTTATTAAATACCACAAAATATCAACCCATCATTTCTTAATAAATCATTGCACCATTTTCTAGCATCACGTTATGCCCAAGAGTAAAAACTAACGAACAACTGACATAAAGGGCACATAATTGCTCTGATAGTACTAGCCCGAGCAATTGCCCGTGAAATTTCGAGCGGTAACCCGCAAATGTGCCGGCTAGTACATCACAAAGTAGTTTAGTGATCCAAaagctcttatatttctttaagGGTCAGTAATTTGAACATTATGATATCATAATTTAATTTTTGGACACTTTTAACATATTTAAGATGATGTTCTCTCATTTGCGAGGCCACCTGGCTATCTAAGTAGTTAAAAAACTCAATGAATACATGCACATGCATACACGCGGTCTACTGAACCTCAGTTGATTGGAATCTGATACTGAAAGCTCATACTAATCCAAACTGCTGGACGTAAGTCGCGGAAGTTAGCAAGATGGACGAGCTTAACCTCGCTGCCAAGCAGGAAAAGCTAGTACTCCTTCCTCGGCTGGCCGGTGCTGCATGTAGGCCTTGATGTTGGCAAGGAATCAAACGTGCACAACCAGCTTTCTCTTTTCAGAATGACTTGACTCGAACAGTCGAGGTGTTATGTCGGTTCCTTTTCGCAAAGTGTGTCAATTATCGCAACTTTGAGCAGCTTCCACATATACAGGTCGTGCCTGCGCGTGAATCTTGTGTTCTTATCCACAACAGATTCTATAGTACTAGGAGGAAGGGTTACATATACGGGCGCTGGGCTACCAACTCCGAAACAAAGCGTGAACTGAGCGTCCGCTGAGAGGGCAAGAGAACTCCAGGAGCGCCGGCAGAGTAAGGCTTTAGTGCTTTACCACTCGTGGTCAAGCAAATGGATCAGCAAGGTGCCAAGAGAACTTATCATCCCCCGTCTTTTTCTATTTTACTAATGTGCTAATTACATTCGAAATCATGCTGTGCTGCTAACTGATGTGCTTCGACTGTAGGCCAAACTTCTATCGATTCAGACGATTCCAAGATGGTTCAGCTGGCCAATGGTCTGAGAGGTGAATTAGACGCCCTACACTCACCACAGGCGCAGGTCGGCGACAAGCGCCCTCCTTGTCCCATCATCATCGCCAAGGTCCGCGACCAGACGCGTAACGTCGACAACGGCGAGTATGACCCCGACCACGTCGCCATCGGCCCGTACAACTACCCTCGACCCCAGAGCAAGAGCCCGCATCTCGCCATGGAGCACGACAAGCTGATGAGCCTGGACATGGTGATCACGGCAGCCAAGGCTCGGAGACCCGGCATGACGGTGGAGGTGGACGTCTACGTCAAGGAGCTCAGATGCCTCGAGGAATCTGTGAGGAACTGCTACGGCAACACGTTTCCTGACATGACGAGCGAGCAATTCGTCCGCATGCTCCTCCTAGACGGCTGCTACATACTCTCCCGCCTCGTCAACCTCCAACTCGGAGCACAAGCCATGGACGATGCGGCTGGGGCTGCAAATGCAGGCGTCCTGTCAGCGAGCAGGGCCGAGGCGCTGGCCGTGGTTCGGGATGTGTTCTACCTTGCAGAGAACCAGATACCTTTTTTTGTCCTTGCAAAGATTGGGGAGCTGACGGGTTTGGACGGTAACGATCGTGTGATTACACAGATTGCCAAGTATGCTCTCGATCTCATCAGGAGACAAAAGTACGCGGTGGCAGATCTGGTCACGGTGCCGACGGATCCAGGCAATCTTCTCCATCTTCTTCATATGCACTTGAAGCCTGTGGCACCTACGATCTCTTCTACTACAACGGCCAGCGGCGCCGACCCCGAGCCCGTGCGCAGGTGGCGCTCAGCGACAGAGTACTACTTCGCCGGGGTGATGTTCAAGCGTCGAGACATGAGCGAGACCGGACACACGCGGTGCATCCTCGACGTGAAGCTGAGCAGCGGCAGTGGCACGCTGGAGGTCCCCTGCTTGGACATCGACGCCGAGACATGGCGCCTGCTGCGCAACCTGATGGAGCTGGAGCAGCGGAACCGGGAGACGGTGGGGAGCCACGTCACAGCGTACTGTGTGTTCATGTCCCAGGTGGCCTGCACCACAAAGGATGTGGAGCTGTTGACGAAGAGAGGCGTCATCGTGCATGGCCAAGGCaacaatgatgaggtggccagaTGCTTGGCCGACCTCTGCAAGGGTATTATGTTTGACCCTAACGACCCCCGATGCAACTATCTGAGGGAGACATGCTGCAAGCTGGAGAAGCGTTTCCTGAGCAACCCGCGGAGGTGGATGGCCTGGCTGAGGCGCAAGTACTTCAACAACACCTGGCTTGCCGTCGGGCTCCTAGCGGCTGCCATTGGACTAGTTTGCGCTATCGTCCAGGCTGTATACTCTGTTTTGAGTTACAAGAATGGATGAAACTAGATGGTATGGCGTGCTCCACCTAGATGCATTTGTCGAGTATTAGATGACTTTGTAGTTTGTACTGATTGCATTAATGCCCAAGAATAA comes from the Triticum urartu cultivar G1812 unplaced genomic scaffold, Tu2.1 TuUngrouped_contig_6464, whole genome shotgun sequence genome and includes:
- the LOC125530650 gene encoding uncharacterized protein LOC125530650, which gives rise to MDQQGQTSIDSDDSKMVQLANGLRGELDALHSPQAQVGDKRPPCPIIIAKVRDQTRNVDNGEYDPDHVAIGPYNYPRPQSKSPHLAMEHDKLMSLDMVITAAKARRPGMTVEVDVYVKELRCLEESVRNCYGNTFPDMTSEQFVRMLLLDGCYILSRLVNLQLGAQAMDDAAGAANAGVLSASRAEALAVVRDVFYLAENQIPFFVLAKIGELTGLDGNDRVITQIAKYALDLIRRQKYAVADLVTVPTDPGNLLHLLHMHLKPVAPTISSTTTASGADPEPVRRWRSATEYYFAGVMFKRRDMSETGHTRCILDVKLSSGSGTLEVPCLDIDAETWRLLRNLMELEQRNRETVGSHVTAYCVFMSQVACTTKDVELLTKRGVIVHGQGNNDEVARCLADLCKGIMFDPNDPRCNYLRETCCKLEKRFLSNPRRWMAWLRRKYFNNTWLAVGLLAAAIGLVCAIVQAVYSVLSYKNG